In Drechmeria coniospora strain ARSEF 6962 chromosome 03, whole genome shotgun sequence, the DNA window GAGGGCCGAGATGAGCCTCGCGGGCAGGACGGGGATGAAGATGCTTGCCCAGGCGAAGGGGTAAAGGAGGCTCGCCAAGCCGTGACAGGCGAGGTGCAGCATGCTCGTGtgagaggagaggaagatGATCCTGGATTCCGACATGGCGTACTCGAACAGGGCGATGATGTTCTCGAGCGAGAGGCACCTGAAGAGCGCGTAGAGGTCGATGGTCCTGGATCCGGGGAGCTCGTTGGCGGCCTCCTTGCGCGAGTACAGCCGCAGGTCCCtcacgccgagctcgacctgGGTCTTGGAGCCGAGGGGGCTGAAGGCCTCGGTGCAGAGGTTGACGACGTAGCGCTCCAGCGGCTGccagcggccgacgacgggagaGCTCGGGGGGATGCGCAGGACGGTGCCGTCCATCATGGGGACGAGAATCGACTTGAGCCACTCCTTCCAGAAGGCCATGTTGGCGGcatcgcggccgaggacgccgtaGGCGCGCGGTATCCAGAGgccgctctcgccggcgGTGAGGCCGTCGATCTTGGAGGCGGCACCGTGCCTGAGCGGGCGCAGCATGTCGGTCATGAGGGAGatcttctcctcgacgctgctgatctcgtcctcgagcctGTCCCTCGCGGGGGCGCCCGAAGGGATGGTCGGCAGCTTCGACAGGAGGTGCGAGAGGTGCGATCGCTCCTTGGCCAGGCGCACGCCCAGGCTGGCGGCCAGCTCCCGCTCCTCGTTGGACATGTGGCTCTGGCGCCACTGCTCGCACTtgatctcgacgacgtcggccacgtcggcggtCAAGGCGGTCCATATGATGATGGTAATGCCGTACAGCTTGGCGTTATCCTCGGACGTCATGGTGAAGCCGTGCCAGGTCGACCTCGGTCGCTCGTCGGAGGAGACGATTTGAATGTCGTTGGGGAAGGCGAACATGGGAACGTAGTCGGGGAATTTGCCGCGCCTGGGGATCTCCTCggtcgccgacctcggcgggTACCGATCGAGAAGCACCGGCTCGAACCGACGTTTGAGGGGGTGCATGTCGGGGTCAAGGTTCAAGggctcgggcggcggcatgacCGAGTTGTAGTTGCTCAGGCGTTTGGCGGTGCGAACGGAAGCTGCGGCGGATCGGACTCGTCGTCAGCCACGCCggtccgtcggcggcgctcgtGAGGGGATGGAGAAGACGTACCTGCTCTGGCGGAAGCGCCGGGCCTCGCGGAGGAGGGCTGCTTGCGCAGGCTGCTCATGTCCCTGAAGCTCATCTTGCGGCGAATGCTGCCCTTGATGCTCCTCAGCGGGCTCACCCGGCCGCTGGCGGCGTTGTCTTCGGCACGGATGCGGCCGGCGCGAGGGTTCACCATGGGGGGACGCGCCTGGGTTTTGGCGCCtgcggagaaggagaggtCCTCGAGGAAATGCTCCCGCTCGGCGGCAAACTTGAACAAGGCCTTGTCGAAGTCGAAGTCGGCCATGAGGTGAGCGGAtgccggctcgacggcggcaccgttGGAGACGCTGCTCGAGCCCGAGGGTTTGACGGGCCTTATCGTCGCGCTGCTCCTGTTGCTCTTGGTGTTGccttcgagctcgtcgagggtgtTGACGGAGGACCGGCCGTCCAGCGACACCTTGGATAGACGATTGGCCGAGCTCTGGCGCGAGTGGCGGGCTCTCGCCATCCTGTGCTGGTCGTTGCCGTTTGTCCGCAACTCGTCGGGCTCTCCATCCTCGGTGATGGTCGACtcgacggggacggcgaGCGAATGCGGGGCAGCATCGTCGTAGGATATCGCCTCTACTCCAGCGATCCAGAAATAGTCCGCCAGAGGGGTCGAGGAGCCCTCCATGTCATGTCAGAGTTGGTCGAGGTTCGAGCTGGAGagggccgaggacgtcgcgtcgtcgtcctctaGGTGGACGCGCTGCCAAGTTCGCCTGCTCCCTCTACCTCGTCTCGAACGATTCGCCCCGTGCCCTCTACTCGGTGCACTCCGTGTTTTTGTCTGGCCGCTGTCAAGCGTACGCTCGAGACGCGGGGCGGGCGTGCCGGTGCAGGGCGCGGCGGAGATTTCGTCGCGCGATACGCCAACCAGCCAGCCGTGGtcggggagggagggaggatTCGTTTGGGGAAACGGTACGGACGTTGTCGCTCTCGGGCCTTGGCGACGAAAGACACAACAcagaagccggcggcgatggacgCGGAGCGAGATCGTGCAAGGATGAATCGGAGGGGTCCGTGGGAGGGGGGATCGAGCTCGGACGCAGCAGGGGAACGGGGAAGCTTTGAGCTAGATGCCAGGCTGCGTCGGAAAAAGGAAAGGATGGGTAGGTGGGTTGGTGCCTATCCGGATGGCGTGCCTCGCGCACGAACGCAGTGCAGTCGGGGGGTCCGTGACGGAaggcgagacgagacgaACGAGGTTGGTAGGTAGAATCGACGGGAGTGGCCCGAGGCAATAAATGAATGAGCGGGCGAGAGGTGGGCGAGAGGTGGGCGAGAAGTGGGTGAGAAGTGTGCTCGGTGAGAAGCGGGCGGCGGTGCGTGTTGACGTTGGATGTTGGTCGTCGGACGATGGACGGCAGACGACGGACGGCTGAACGGATGGGTGGATGAGTAgcggatgggtggatggatggataaatggatggatgatggacggAGAATGAACGGCTGCAGGGCATGGAGGAAGGGGAAAGATTTGCCATGCAGGAATGCTTGCCTCCCAAGGTTGAGCTTGACCTGAATCCCCCAAATCTGTCAATGGGCAATCAATCTGTCGATCGGCTTAGGCGCCAGCGAATAATAATTACTGCTACCCTAGGTGTACGGATACCAGGTACGTACTTTGTCTCCGTACCCTGCACTGTGcaacagtacttgcatggacaGGAAGCCCTCGCACGCTTGCCTTTGCGGGACGTGGTACGCGGTACGTGGGCTCGtaagtacacgcaagtacttgcttcgCGGGTACCGTGAATTTGGGTTCGGTTGGTGTGCGGTATCATTACAAGCTGATGGCACCTCGTAGCTGTActtaccgtactgtacttgcaagcactgcacACGTACCgcgtactcgtacagcaTATTCATTCTACACAGCGCGCAGTGATTGCACGCTGCACGTATATGAAGTGGTAGTATTCTGTCCTCCTTGTGCGCGAGGTACTCCTACTCCTAGGTTTGGTTCAAAGTTGGCATGGCACGCCTCGGACTCGGCGCACCAAGAGGCTCGAGCAGGCTTGCGGGCGCCTGTTGCGTGACCGAAGCGTACCTGGCAGTGCCCTGCCGCCGGAACTGGTTGTACTACcagttgtactgtaaatatAGGTCATggttagtacggagtggttgAACGCGTAGCACACTTGCTCACTTACtcgtaagtactaggtacatgtacagtacagtacagcgcACCAACACCCCGTAACATGTACGAGGTACCTACCAGGTagcaactactaggtacctagtacttaagtacatgacAACAGGGCTCCATCTCGCCCCGAGCAAAGTACGGTACGAGCATGGAGGTCACCCCCAGCAACTAACAGTACACCCAAGTTAcaaagtaggtgtacgttgTAAGGtgactacatgtacggagcacaagtaagtagcACAAGTAAGGTACAAGTATTCCGTATTATTCCCGACAAGCCGGGACTTTGGGGTTGGTGCCACCACCCAGGCGCCCATCTTCCCTAGCAGGCGCGAATTTTGGTGTTCCTTGCCCAGCACCGTAGTCCAAATAGAGGTATGTAGGTTCAAACCAGGCACCCTGCCTCGCCACTCCTGGCTGGATACTAAGAGCGTACTGAGACTAGTCCAGGCACGCCCAAAAGCCGGCCCATTGGTTCCTCGACCTGCCAAGTGACTTCAATAAGGGACagcaccaagtacatgtactcacaTGTATACAGTAGGTGTcaactaatacagtactgtactcaagGAAGATCTGGGGCGTACAAGaggtcggcacctacagcacgagtacaagtactgccaGTAACCGCACCAGGCACTTGTACGCTgcattagtacctagtatctACTGTGCGTGGCACAAATCTACGAGGACACTGATTTGCGAGCACAACATGGTATACCGTACACCTATTGGTACGCCTACGTGTAAgaagtacacttacttacatgcataTACTGCATGGGGGTGGTCAGAGTGTGATGTGATGGACGTGACGACATTTGGCCTGGTTTATTTCTGAGCTTGGATTTCCaggccccctcccccccccctccccggccGAAGTACGAAGTGCTCTGAGCAATTTTTCCTGAGACGGCGCAAGGGGCATAGGGGTaaaggtacggagtacacgcaagtaagtacatgcaagtacgagtcCTTACTCGCATACTCTCCACTCGTGATCTCTGGGGTCCAGAGGCTGGCAGTTCTCGGGTGTATTTGCAACAAAAAAAGAGGTGCGCGACATTTATTTTGGTGAACGAATACAAGTACCCACAAAtatagtacaagtactccgtagctgcaagtacttaagtactaggtaagtacggcaacatactgtactccgtcctccgtggtacagtacagtacagctacagtaagtactgtatgcacACGCACGGATACGATAGTTGCCGTTTGCAGGGTCCGCCAACAGCATGGCCTCGGCATCTTTCTTTCTTTCGTTCTTCGGAGCAATAATCACCGCCTACCTACCGACTCTACTTCGTCAAGCGACAGGcaaatgcatgtactgtacgcagaATTTAGGTGTAAGCTGCCTTCGTTGTGGACCTAACCCTGCTGGGCGTGCGTGTGCCTTCCTTGCCACTTCGCTTTCCAATTGCAAACATATCGGATGCCCTATAGGCTACAGGGTAGCGGTCGCCCATGGCTTCACGATACCTCACGACTGCTGGGGTGGCAATCACAATACCAAGTGCACGACGAGTAATATACTTGATCAACTTGTGATTTTCTGCCATTCGAGGTGGGTCGAATATTCACCGACGCCATTCACATTTCACCGATACGGTTGAGCCAAATGATGGATTTCATACCATCGAGCTAGCCAGGCGAGGTGCACGCGTATGTACGTGTCTCCCTTCGAACAAACAGGAC includes these proteins:
- a CDS encoding dDENN domain protein, whose amino-acid sequence is MEGSSTPLADYFWIAGVEAISYDDAAPHSLAVPVESTITEDGEPDELRTNGNDQHRMARARHSRQSSANRLSKVSLDGRSSVNTLDELEGNTKSNRSSATIRPVKPSGSSSVSNGAAVEPASAHLMADFDFDKALFKFAAEREHFLEDLSFSAGAKTQARPPMVNPRAGRIRAEDNAASGRVSPLRSIKGSIRRKMSFRDMSSLRKQPSSARPGASARAASVRTAKRLSNYNSVMPPPEPLNLDPDMHPLKRRFEPVLLDRYPPRSATEEIPRRGKFPDYVPMFAFPNDIQIVSSDERPRSTWHGFTMTSEDNAKLYGITIIIWTALTADVADVVEIKCEQWRQSHMSNEERELAASLGVRLAKERSHLSHLLSKLPTIPSGAPARDRLEDEISSVEEKISLMTDMLRPLRHGAASKIDGLTAGESGLWIPRAYGVLGRDAANMAFWKEWLKSILVPMMDGTVLRIPPSSPVVGRWQPLERYVVNLCTEAFSPLGSKTQVELGVRDLRLYSRKEAANELPGSRTIDLYALFRCLSLENIIALFEYAMSESRIIFLSSHTSMLHLACHGLASLLYPFAWASIFIPVLPARLISALEAPCPYIVGIERRYDRIELPEDDYVLVDLDKDAIDATSQPHRLPRQHRRKLMSLLQVAAPHTLRYGVAVGPPPYAIESYPYDSFSSENRTVFTPSAPPSTLGKWVSQNSSSFGDADPADQIHPPVFNAFTISASAADAAVKSDRPGTGKSSRTSPQSSVSPVSTIFPPMPTTPLSKSDSGFALTVTLREKRSGHFEIDKGGRRSSSFGLDKFHPAHRPSLPFLTGHQPNASISGISVDTMTSLGGGYAPSTYAQSTLAASTIMPSMQIQPVRNTETTVWVEGHCFGLNSRDVSSTCTICDDKSEGDGIYQCNSCNIFAHGRCLGQVSLVCPEAFHEDRVRAAFVRCMASLLYTYRKYLGRPSKQQKSNGQLYAFDMDGFVKSLPYDQQEYTVMLRDTQAFNEFIHQRETKPPTDSAIRVFDEIIIAKRARGRSGLSSGLSRLSTIRASHPPSANAWVTSTPPRTPTSKRPSFLTETSDHIWRTASVPLPKGNFPGEYRSVVTRIPSRLDCTLMREPRAIQGVPRMEQRGARGLIRKQVPSMLGTTPPS